One segment of Dama dama isolate Ldn47 chromosome 15, ASM3311817v1, whole genome shotgun sequence DNA contains the following:
- the JMJD1C gene encoding probable JmjC domain-containing histone demethylation protein 2C isoform X6 produces MNSQTAVPKQNSHQQQRNIRPNKRKGSDSSIPDEEKMKEEKYDYIARGENPKGKKQVMNKRRKAEEDEKKLNMKRLRTDNVSDFSESSDSENSNKRIINNSSEQKPENELKNKNTSKINGEEGKSQNNEKAGEETLIDSQHPWDQIQEDKKHEETEKQKSVDFQRQEKMIIHSSEQATLCDHNSSDLLLQEHNTEKTHTVELLPKEKFVSRPPTPKCVIDITNDTTTEKVAQETSSSTFGLQTLQKTDPNVSDSKHSVANTKYLETGNQDSDQNWVSDVVKVDLTQSNVRNASGNENMSMEKEKNQYVSYLPSLSAVSVTEDKLHKRSPPPETIKSKLNISVDAHKTKSNPSPEVVKPKVNHSPDSVKSKATYANSQAAGERRPANKIEHELSRCSFHPVPTRGSTLETTKSPLIIDKNEHFTVYRDPALIGSDTGANHISPFLGQHPFPLHSSSHRTCLNPGTHHPALTPAPHLLAGSSSQTPLPTINTHPLTSGPHHSVHHPHLLPTVLPGVPTASLLGGHPRLETAHASSLSHLALAHQQQQQLLQHQSPHLLGQAHPSASYNQLGLYPIIWQYPNGTHAYSGLGLHSKWVHPENAVNAEPSLRRNSPSPWLHQPTPVTSADGIGLLSHIPVRPSSAEPHRPLKITAHSSPPLTKCLVDHHKEELERKAFIEPLRSVASTSAKNDLDLNRSQTGKDGHLHRHFVDPVLNQLQRPPQETGERLNKYKEEHRRILQESIDVAPFTTKIKGLECDRDNYSRVASSSASPKSHVIKQDKDIESDLYKMKHSVPQSLPQSNYFTTLSNSVVNEPPRSYPSKEISNIYTEKQSNTLATAANPQTLTSFISSLSKPPPLIKHQPESEGLVGKVPEHLSHQIASHSVTTFRNDCRSPTHLTVSSTNTLRSMPALHRAPVFHPPIHHSLERKESSYSSLSPPTLTPVMPVNAGGKVQESQKPPTLIPEPKDTQASFKSSTEQSLTEMWKSNNNLSKEKAEWHVEKSSGKSQAAMASVIVRPPSSTKLDSVPAMQLASKDRVSERSSLGANQTDCLKPAEAGESGRIILPSVNSDSAHIKSEKNFQAVSQGTVPSSVMSAVNTVCNTKTDAFTSAATAPSVSSWGGSEIIYSLSNTILASKSLECTSSKSISHSVAHTQECTVSIAAPVTPASSKTGSAVQSSSGFSGTTDFIHLKKHKAALAAAQYKSSNVSETEPNAAKNQTSSASHLLDSTVVCSTINKADSVGNGQASQTSQPNYHTKLKKAWLTRHSEEDKNTNKMENSGSSVSEIIKPCSVNLIASTSNDLQNSVDSKIIVDKYVKDDKVNRRKAKRTYESGSESGDSDESESKSEQRTKRQPKPTYKKKQNDLQKRKGEMEEDLKPNGILSRSAKEKSKLKLQSNNNSAGIPRSVLKDWRKVKKLKQTGESFLQDDSCCEIGPNLQKCRECRLIRSKKGEEPTHSPVFCRFYYFRRLSFSKNGVVRIDGFSSPDQYDDEAMSLWTHENYEDDELDIETSKYILDIIGDKFCQLVTSEKTALSWVKKDAKIAWKRAVRGVREMCDACEATLFNIHWVCQKCGFVVCLDCYKAKERKSSRDKELYAWMKCVKGQPHDHKHLMPTQIIPGSVLTDLLDAMHTLREKYGIKSHCHCTNKQNIQVGNFSPMNGVSQVLQNVLNHSNKISLCMPESQQQSAPQKPESNGSSSPGSDVSTDSKLAPPESQSPLHWLADLAEQKAREEKKENKEFALEKQIKEEREQDDPDSPNSRTSPPVSQNNEQGSTLRDLLTTTAGKLRVGSTDAGIAFAPVYSMGTPSGKSGRTMPNILDDIIASVVENKIPPNKASKINVKSEFKEEPKESRKSATDANNRSYSDIPHSWICEKHILWLKDYKNINNWKLFKECWKYGQPAVVSGVHKKMNISLWKADSISLDFGDHQADLLNCKDSIISNANVKEFWDGFEEVSKRQKTKSGETVVLKLKDCPSGEDFKTMMPARYEDLLKSLPLPEYCNPEGRFNLASHLPGFFVRPDLGPRLCSAYGVAAAKDHDIGTTNLHVEVSDVVNILVYVGIAKGNGILSKAGILKKFEEEDLDDILRKRLKDSSEIPGALWHIYAGKDVDKIREFLQKISKEQGLEVLPEHDPIRDQSWYVNRKLRQRLLEEYGVKTCTLVQFLGDAIVLPAGALHQVQNFHSCIQVTEDFVSPEHLVQSFHLTQELRLLKEEINYDDKLQVKNILYHAVKEMVRALKIHEDEVEAMEEN; encoded by the exons ATGAACTCCCAAACTGCTGTACCAAAACAGAATTCACACCAGCAACAAAGAAATATTCGTCCAAATAAGAGGAAGGGCTCAGATAGCAGTATACCAGATGAAGAGAAGatgaaggaggaaaaatatgattATATAGCACGAGGAG aAAATCCTAAAGGTAAAAAACAGGTGATGAACAAAAGAAGGAAagctgaggaggatgaaaagaaactaaatatGAAAAGACTGCGAACCGATAATGTTTCAGACTTTTCTGAGAGTAGTGACTCAGAAAATTCAAATAagagaataataaataattcCTCAGAGCAGAAGCCAGAGAatgagttgaaaaataaaaacacttcaaaGATAAACGGAGAAGAAGGAAAATCTCAGAATAatgagaaggcaggagaagagacaCTAATAGATAGCCAGCATCCCTGGGATCAAATACAGgaagataaaaaacatgaagaaacagagaaacagaagtCTGTTGACTTTCAGCGTCAAGAAAAGATGATTATCCATTCATCAGAACAGGCCACACTTTGTGATCATAATTCTAGTGATTTACTTCTTCAGGAACATAATACAGAGaagacacacacagtggaattATTACCAAAGGAGAAGTTTGTATCCAGACCGCCCACTCCAAAATGTGTTATTGATATTACAAATGACACTACCACAGAAAAGGTGGCTCAGGAGACCTCAAGTAGTACCTTTGGCCTTCAGACACTTCAGAAAACGGATCCTAATGTTAGTGATTCAAAACATTCAGTGGCAAATACAAAATACTTGGAAACAGGAAACCAAGATTCTGACCAGAACTGGGTCAGTGATGTAGTTAAAGTAGATTTAACCCAATCAAATGTAAGGAATGCttcaggaaatgaaaacatgagtatggaaaaagagaaaaatcagtatGTCTCTTACTTACCTTCTCTAAGTGCCGTTTCTGTCACGGAAGATAAGCTGCACAAGCGAAGTCCAcccccagaaactataaaatctaAACTTAATATTTCCGTAGATGCTCACAAGACAAAATCCAATCCCTCACCTGAAGTTGTTAAGCCTAAAGTCAACCATTCCCCTGATTCTGTAAAGTCTAAAGCCACTTATGCAAACAGCCAAGCTGCTGGTGAAAGAAGACCAGCAAATAAGATAGAACATGAGTTATCAAGATGCAGTTTTCACCCGGTTCCTACTAGAGGCAGTACATTAGAAACTACAAAAAGCCCTCTAATCAttgataaaaatgaacattttacagTTTACAGAGATCCTGCACTTATTGGGTCAGATACAGGAGCTAACCACATTTCACCTTTCTTAGGCCAGCAtccttttcctcttcattcttcGTCCCATAGAACATGTTTAAATCCGGGTACCCATCATCCTGCCTTAACTCCTGCACCCCACTTACTGGCTGGATCATCCAGTCAAACTCCATTACCTACCATTAATACTCATCCTCTGACTAGTGGTCCACACCATTCTGTTCATCACCCTCACTTACTTCCTACTGTGTTACCCGGAGTGCCTACTGCCTCCTTACTTGGTGGCCACCCACGACTAGAGACTGCTCATGCCAGCAGCTTGAGCCACTTAGCATTAGCAcaccagcaacagcagcagctgtTACAGCACCAGTCACCTCATCTTCTTGGACAAGCCCATCCATCTGCTTCATATAATCAGCTTGGACTTTATCCAATTATTTGGCAATATCCAAATGGAACACATGCATACTCAGGACTTGGTCTGCATTCTAAGTGGGTTCACCCAGAAAATGCGGTTAATGCTGAACCTTCTTTAAGGAGG aattctcCCAGTCCTTGGTTACATCAACCTACCCCTGTGACCTCAGCAGATGGTATTGGATTACTTAGTCACATTCCTGTCAGACCTTCCAGTGCAGAACCTCATCGGCCTCTTAAAATCACAGCACATTCCAGTCCACCATTGACAAAATGTTTAGTAGATCACCATAAAGA AGAATTGGAGAGGAAAGCTTTTATTGAACCATTGCGTTCTGTTGCATCCACATCAGCCAAAAATGACCTGGATCTAAATAGGTCACAGACTGGAAAAGATGGTCACTTGCATAGGCATTTTGTGGATCCTGTATTGAATCAATTACAGAGACCACCGCAGGAAACTGGAGAGAGATTAAACAAATATAAGGAGGAACACCGTCGCATTCTTCAAGAAAGTATTGATGTTGCTCCCTTTACGACTAAAATCAAGGGTCTTGAGTGTGATAGAGATAACTATTCCAGGGTAGCATCGTCATCTGCTAGCCCTAAGAGCCATGTCAtcaaacaagacaaggatatagAATCAGATCTTTATAAAATGAAGCACTCAGTGCCTCAGAGTTTGCCTCAAAGTAACTATTTCACTACATTGTCTAatagtgtagtcaatgaaccaCCAAGGTCATACCCATCCAAAGAGATTTCAAATATTTACACTGAAAAACAGAGTAATACCCTTGCAACAGCAGCTAATCCTCAAACTCTGACTTCATTTATATCATCTCTTTCAAAGCCTCCACCTTTGATAAAACATCAGCCAGAAAGTGAAGGTTTAGTAGGCAAGGTACCAGAACATCTTTCCCATCAAATTGCTTCTCACTCAGTAACAACTTTCAGAAATGACTGTAGGAGTCCTACTCATTTGACAGTTTCGTCTACAAATACACTCCGGAGTATGCCTGCTTTACATAGAGCACCGGTATTTCACCCACCGATCCATCATAgcctggaaagaaaggaaagcagcTATAGTAGCCTTTCCCCTCCAACGTTAACTCCAGTGATGCCTGTAAATGCTGGTGGGAAAGTTCAAGAATCACAAAAGCCTCCAACACTGATTCCTGAGCCAAAAGATACTCAGGCAAGTTTTAAGAGTTCTACTGAACAGAGTTTGACAGAAATGTGGAAATCTAATAATAACCTCAGCAAAGAGAAAGCTGAATGGCATGTAGAGAAAAGCAGCGGAAAGTCACAGGCTGCTATGGCATCTGTCATTGTACGTCCACCTTCTAGTACGAAACTTGATAGTGTGCCAGCAATGCAGTTAGCTTCCAAAGATCGAGTTAGTGAAAGATCTTCACTTGGGGCAAATCAGACAGATTGCCTCAAACCAGCAGAAGCTGGAGAGAGTGGAAGAATCATTCTGCCAAGTGTGAATTCAGACAGTGCTCACATAAAATCCGAAAAAAACTTTCAGGCTGTCTCACAGGGCACTGTGcccagttcagtcatgtctgctgtGAATACAGTGTGTAATACCAAAACGGATGCGTTCACATCTGCCGCCACTGCCCCCAGTGTTTCCAGCTGGGGTGGGTCAGAAATAATTTACTCATTATCAAATACCATTTTGGCCTCTAAATCCTTAGAATGTACCTCTTCAAAAAGCATCAGTCATTCAGTGGCTCACACACAAGAATGCACGGTCAGCATCGCAGCTCCAGTTACACCAGCCAGCAGTAAGACAGGAAGTGCTGTGCAGTCCAGCTCCGGGTTTTCAGGCACAactgattttattcatttaaagaaGCACAAGGCAGCGTTGGCTGCAGCTCAGTATAAAAGTAGTAATGTCAGTGAGACTGAGCCTAATGCTGCGAAAAATCAGACATCTTCAGCCTCCCATCTCTTAGATAGCACTGTAGTCTGTAGTACAATAAACAAAGCAGACTCTGTAGGAAATGGGCAAGCGTCCCAGACAAGTCAACCAAACTACCATACTAAACTGAAAAAAGCCTGGCTTACGAGACATtcagaagaagataaaaatactaataaaatggaaaattcagGGAGTTCTGTATCAGAAATTATTAAGCCATGTTCTGTCAATTTAATAGCCTCTACATCTAATGATCTACAAAATAGTGTAGATAGTAAGATCATAGTTGATAAATATGTAAAAGATGATAAAGTAAATAGAAGAAAAGCCAAACGAACTTATGAATCTGGCTCAGAAAGTGGAGActcagatgaaagtgaaagcaaatcAGAGCAAAGGACTAAAAGGCAACCTAAACCAACttacaaaaaaaagcaaaatgatcttCAAAAGAGAAAAGGTGAAATGGAAGAAGATTTAAAACCCAATGGGATTCTCAGCAGGAGTgccaaagaaaaaagtaaattgaaGTTGCAAAGCAACAATAATAGTG CTGGCATCCCTCGTTCAGTGTTGAAAGATTGGCGGAAAGTCAAGAAGCTGAAGCAAACTGGGGAATCCTTTTTACAGGATGACTCCTGCTGTGAGATAGGGCCTAATTTGCAAAAGTGCCGAGAATGTAGACTGATTCGGAGTAAGAAgggagaagagccaactcactcaCCAGTATTCTGTAGATTTTACTACTTTAGAAG ATTGTCATTTAGTAAAAACGGAGTGGTTAGAATAGATGGTTTCTCTTCTCCTGACCAGTATGATGATGAAGCTATGAGTTTATGGacacatgaaaattatgaagatgatGAACTAGACATAGAAACGTCAAAATATATCTTGGATATAATAGGTGATAAGTTCTGTCAGTTGGTAACATCTGAAAAAACAGCTTTGTCCTGGGTGAAAAAGGATG CCAAAATTGCCTGGAAAAGAGCAGTGAGAGGAGTCCGGGAGATGTGTGATGCATGTGAAGCAACATTGTTTAACATTCACTGGGTCTGCCAAAAATGTGGATTTGTGGTCTGCTTAGATTGTTACaaggcaaaggaaagaaagagttcTAGAG ATAAAGAATTGTATGCTTGGATGAAGTGTGTGAAGGGACAGCCTCATGATCACAAACATTTGATGCCAACTCAAATTATACCTGGTTCTG TTTTGACAGATCTTTTGGATGCGATGCACactcttagagaaaaatatgGTATTAAATCCCATTGTCATTGTACTAACAAACAGAATATACAAGTTGGAAATTTTTCTCCTATGAATGGTGTGTCTCAA GTTTTACAGAATGTTCTTAATCACAGTAATAAAATTTCTCTGTGCATGCCTGAGTCTCAGCAGCAAAGTGCCCCTCAGAAGCCTGAAAGTAATGGCAGCAGCAGTCCGGGGAGTGATGTGAGCACAGACAGCAAGTTAGCTCCTCCAGAATCCCAGTCACCCCTGCACTGGTTAGCAGATCTTGCAGAGCAGAaggccagagaggaaaaaaaag aaaacaaagaatttgcccttgaaaagcaaattaaagaagagagagaacaaGATGACCCTGATTCTCCAAATAGCAGAACATCACCTCCTGTATCCCAGAATAATGAACAAGGTTCAACATTACGAGATTTGCTGACCACAACTGCTGGCAAGCTACGTGTGGGTTCTACAGATGCTGGCATTGCCTTTGCACCAGTTTATTCAATGGGAACCCCT agtGGTAAAAGTGGAAGGACTATGCCAAACATTCTTGATGACATAATTGCTTCAGTTGTTGAAAACAAAATTCCACCAAATAAAGCCTCTAAGATAAATGTAAAATCAGAGTTCAAAGAAGAGcccaaagaaagcagaaaatctGCCACGGATGCAAACAATAGATCGTACAGTGACATACCACATTCTTGGATCTGTGAGAAGCATATTCTGTGGCTTaaggattataaaaatattaataattggaAGCTTTTCAAAGAGTGTTGGAAATATGGACAA CCTGCAGTGGTTTCTGGCGTGCATAAGAAAATGAACATTAGCTTGTGGAAGGCGGATTCAATTAGTCTTGATTTTGGAGACCACCAAGCTGATCTCCTCAACTGCAAAGACAGCATTATTTCAAATGCCAATGTTAAGGAATTCTGGGATGGTTTTGAGGAAGTTTCAA AAcggcaaaaaacaaaaagtggaGAAACAGttgttttaaaactgaaagattGCCCTTCAGGAGAAGACTTCAAGACTATGATGCCAGCAAG ATATGAAGATCTTTTAAAAAGCCTGCCATTGCCAGAATATTGTAATCCAGAAGGACGATTCAACCTGGCCTCTCATTTACCGGGATTTTTTGTACGCCCTGATCTAGGACCCAGGTTGTGCAGTGCTTATG gtGTAGCTGCTGCTAAAGATCATGATATAGGAACAACGAATCTACATGTTGAAGTTTCTGATGTTGTAAATATTCTAGTCTATGTTGGCAtagcaaaaggaaatggcattcTCTCAAAAGCAG GAATACTCAAGAAATTTGAGGAAGAAGATTTGGATGACATTTTAAGAAAACGGTTGAAGGACTCAAGTGAAATACCTGGTGCTCTGTGGCAtatttatgctgggaaagatgttgACAAGATACGGGAATTTCTTCAGAAG